A section of the Candidatus Hydrogenedentota bacterium genome encodes:
- a CDS encoding PIG-L family deacetylase — MAKPAVLAVAAHPDDVEFMMSGTLMLLGEAGHELHVMNVGSGNCGGQVEDGPATAARRLEEARDAARVMGATLHPPIADDLEILYSLDLLRRLAAVVREVRPAIVLTQCPLDYMEDHMYTTRLAVTAAFSRGMPNFQTEPPRPPVDGPAAVYHALPYGLCDGLRNRVTPHLYVDVDTVMDRRREALACHRSQREWLDASQGLDSYVNTMAEMAREAGRWSGRFAHAEGWIRHSHLGFCGPGDDPLSEALGDRVAPHPAG; from the coding sequence ATGGCCAAACCCGCCGTGCTCGCCGTTGCGGCCCATCCCGACGATGTGGAGTTCATGATGAGCGGCACCCTGATGCTGCTGGGGGAGGCGGGCCACGAACTGCACGTCATGAATGTGGGCTCGGGCAACTGCGGGGGACAGGTTGAGGATGGGCCCGCCACGGCGGCGCGCCGTCTGGAGGAGGCGCGGGACGCGGCACGGGTGATGGGGGCGACCCTGCACCCGCCCATTGCGGACGACCTGGAGATTCTCTACAGTCTGGACTTGCTGCGCCGCCTGGCGGCGGTGGTGCGCGAGGTGCGCCCGGCCATCGTGCTCACCCAGTGCCCCCTGGACTACATGGAGGACCACATGTACACCACGCGGCTCGCGGTGACGGCGGCCTTCTCGCGGGGCATGCCCAATTTCCAAACCGAGCCGCCGCGCCCGCCCGTGGACGGCCCGGCGGCGGTGTACCACGCCCTGCCCTATGGTCTCTGTGACGGCCTGCGCAACCGCGTCACGCCGCACCTGTATGTGGACGTGGACACGGTGATGGACCGGCGTCGCGAGGCCCTGGCCTGCCACCGCAGCCAGCGCGAGTGGCTGGACGCGAGCCAGGGGCTGGACAGTTATGTGAACACCATGGCGGAGATGGCGCGCGAGGCGGGCCGCTGGTCCGGGCGTTTTGCGCATGCCGAGGGCTGGATTCGCCACTCGCATTTGGGCTTCTGCGGTCCCGGTGACGACCCGCTCTCGGAGGCGCTGGGGGACCGGGTGGCGCCGCATCCGGCGGGATGA